CCTACCCAGTCCGGTTTGGCAACAAAGCGGTTTAACTGTTAGAAGATTTGGTggcccctttttttcttttatttgtctGTGTGAACCTAGGCCCCGTGAACCCTAGGTCAAGCATATTTAGAGTATCTAAGCATTGTATAAAGGCAGCAGTCCTAGTATTATTTATTGGTCTTCCTCCAAACTTTTCGCAAGTAGATGTTACTTCATTAAAATCCCCATAGAGAAGCCATAGTATAGTATGATTCTTTGCTACAATTTATAGGTTATTCTAGAAGATTCTTCTATTAGTTAGGTTTTTACTTGCATAAACTATAGATAAGAGCCAATGGTGTGATGTTTCCCTAACCTGGATGTTGACATGAATCTCCTGGCAGTAGTGGTGACTGGGTTAGACTCAAGCTCTTTCTGCTTCCACATTAGGGCAGCGCCTCCAGAGTACCCATCTGCACTAAGCTCAAACAAGTTAGTAAAGTTAACAAACTCCGTGAGGTCGTAGTGAATCATTGTGTCTTTGTAATGCAGATGATGAAGGGGTTGTTCCAATCCACGAGGTCCTTGAAGCTCCGCCTGAGTTCAAGGTTGTTGTACCCTTTGCAGTTCCAAAGGAGTATCTTCATCTGGGGTTCATTGACGATCCTCGAACATCCACCCGGAGCTGGTGACAAGTGCAAATGAGATATTAGTGGGTAGTCCACCCCATTTTCCATCAAGATGTCCTCCTCCATCATTATTAGAACAACATATTTGTGTAGGATTGTAAGTGGGTAGGAGCAGATGTTCATCGCAATCCTCAGGACATTTGTTGGGATAGTTATGAAACACCTTTTTCCTCTGTTTTGTGGAGTGTCATTGATAGTGATTCCTGTAGTATGATGTTCTGGAGAATTTGATCGAGGATGTTTGGCACATATTGTTCGGGCTCGAGCAACATAGCCATTGCCTCTTCCATGTTTAAAGGGGATAATGGCTCTAGTGGTGTTAGGTGATCCTCGATGCCCAGATTCTCCAGAAGTACCTGTTCTGGAGACAAGAGAAACTAGTTGGCCTGTGGGGATGCAATATCCTCCCGGTTCTATGGAGAAGGTGAGGACTCCTGCTTCTGTTGTGTGTTGTGGCTGTTTAGTTGTTGGATAAGCTCCATAGCGACTATATCCTGGGTGTAGAGTGACTGTAGTGCCGTTGTGGCATGTTCGTTGGTGTATAGGCCTTTCTCTATGATCTCATCCAAGTCTTACCTCTATTCGTGTTTATAAAACGGTCGATTGCAATAATAATACCCAACAAggagtcgggatcgaatccacatagATCTGAGATGGGAATTAGTAATATATATGTGGATAGAGCACGTGAAGTatctagattgcacttccacaaatatTGTTTAGTTTGTACTTCAAAAATTACGCTAAGGAttacaattaaaaatatataaaaatagagAATATTATGACCATTATCTAGGTATTTGCCTAACGAGTTGTAAACTTTAAAGCTTGTTTCGTTGGTTGTGGTGTATTATAGTTATCAACACTcaagtacccactcaatacctcttggAAAGAGAGTGGTTTTTTCCAATttgactttctcaagtccaaatgggtattgaacaaaaTAGTTGATAAAATACTCAAGccgggttttactatctctatgttcaaccctttaattgggactaaaAATTTCTTGATTTTATCCCAAACTCTTGTTAGCGAAGTTTTTCTAGACTAAGTCTCtatttctcaagtagagaccaagtcaaataggcatgaataaTGTTTGCAatcattaattctacaattaataGCAAGAACAAGGCCAAATAATAAACACCCAACTATAAACAAACAATAAATCAAACACCTATTAGGGTTACATCTAGGGTTGGATCACAACCCTAattaaaaatctagctactcatatgggtatagaagaaaacaaagaagaaaagatgataaaactcatattgaaagatttaaagataAAAATCCAATGTTAAATCACCAAAGTAAGCTAAAGTTGCCTAAAGAAGCAAGGAAAAATGGCTACAGGACTTTCAATATTCAAAGCTTGACCTAAATTCATGAAACTAGTCTATTTATACAAAGTTGGAATTTTCGGACAAAATGTCCTTTTGGAGGTTCTGCGGCCACACAATTCCATGAGCGGTCTGCACTTCTCTTCAGTCTTGACAGGAGTTGGATCTGCATCCACACAATTCTGGAATGCGTTCGCATCTCTCACATTCTGCGGTCCACATAATTCGTGATGCGGCCGCGTAGGGCCTTTCTGCGGACCACACATTTCTCAGTGCGACCGCGTTGCTaaattctgcggccgcacaataattgtgcggtccgcacttccttTGAACTCTGtatgcacactctctgaacttaTGGTCTTGGTTAGCTTCTGCGGTCGTACATTGCACTAGTCCTCTGATAAACTTCCCTTCACATTCTGCGGCCGCAGATGGAAATTTGCGGTCCACACTTGAGCTTTTGTGCCTGatttttgtccttgagttcagatcactcctttttgagttatatttcatcTTTGTTGCTCATTTTCCAATACTTCTGCAATTAGCTCTAAAACAAAATCTAAAAgacgctaataagtagtcaaaatccccacttatcaactcccccaaacttaagcttttgcttgttctCAAACCAATAAGGTAATTTCACCTCCACAAGTTAAGAGCTATTCTAGCTAATCTAAGGTGCATCAATCACACAACAAGTGGAACCAACAATTACCCACCAcacttatgaattatcaacaTAACAATGATTTGAAGTTTTAAGCACAAATAGTTCTAATATGACActtgagcatcaagagttgactttattcatcaaggaagctcgctctttcaTGTAGGTCATTATGGATCCtaaactcctcctcctctactctccgtTATCATATCTCACTTAAGAATGTAGCATCAATTCAAGGATttgtgaaaagttcgctcatctctctcaaaagttcgactctaagtaccatatgcttgcccacCACGTAAATCAACACTAAGTAAGTTCACTCGGCTTGAAATAACGTAGGGATTTTTTGGAATGTAATGAAGGATTTTGGACTAAGGTAGGAAATGTTGGAATAGAACGAGTTCATCTTTCCTTAATCActccattttctatttttggcTCATATTTTGCGACTCTTTGAtgcattttattttttcttagggGAACCAGAGAGACTTAATATcaatctttcttggtcatgataTTCATTTTATCCTTCTTTGATTTCTCCATGCTTTGCATCAtcacttttctttgaatcccttcaactcttcaacttattcacttttctttgcctttccttttcttcgtttcttttctctttttgtgacTTGATATCACTTCCAaattcctcatctctcccccaaacttatgttttagcCAATTATTTCTCTAGAGTGTTAAGGAAAGTtggggtgccaagagagggtcactacaaaacgggtaaaggcttgtaacgtgGTTATCAAATGAGAAAAGTCTTAGGCTCagatgggttgactagggatagaAACATTGGTGGGACATGAAAAACTGCAAGCGGGTCAAatagagcctacaatcacttctcaagccaagcaaaacttagaatttcacctagaaacacattcggggcaagttctagaccattcacACGGGTACTAGGACTTGCAACAAAACATCTCACCTCTTACACAActggattgttaaagaggatagagtTGAGGTCCTACAACAACCGTATTCAATattgaaaatcactaatggttcaaataaaccactcgatgattgcttAAGTCAACACAGGAGTTAGaaggtcactaactagagctatttctttcCAAGAACTTATTTTTAATCATAAGCACGTAGTTAactgtgttggtaccaagtgaagcatgcttTACTCTTCTAGTCTTACTCAATTAGGTCCTCttattcattattactactattctAACCTAAACATAAAAAACGGattcaatcccttaagaaggttgtcacgccatccatcgttgggaagagtcacccggttcacacaaaaactacctttggaaagaactgtggcattaataAAATCAAAAGCTTATTGATCACTAAACATTAAAAGAAACTACTAAATTAAAAGGAAGCTATTGAAGTAAATAAGAAGCTATTAGACTAAATATCGACTACTAAGAAAACAATGTAAAGTAAATTACTGAAAGCATAAATGAATGTACAAAATGGGAGATTAAGAGAGATAATATATACATCAATAGAGAGAGAAGAATATGTACATaacgaaaagaaaaagaaagtgttATCAGTTATTACATGCCAATGTCAAGTGTCATCAaatcaaataaactccaccccCTCCCCCGAATAAGAATAAGAATTATCCCTAATGCTTAACAAAGTAAAAACAAGGAAGGGAAAGAGTAGAGAGGAATCCCTATATGGTCTCCGTGTCCATAACAGCATCACCTCCCTCAGGCTCCTCCAACTGGATTTCATCATCCTCTGCTCGGGGAGTAGCTGTGTTGGTGAACATCTATAGCGTCGCCTCAGCAGTGTGGACAGTAaggtctggctcctcagactggctagCTGGTGCCGCTGGTGATGATAGTGCTGCTGGGTCTGCTGGAGTTGTCTCCATCAGCAAGTCAAATGGAAGATCCCCAACGGCTGCTATCTTGGTCACCTCTCGTGTCAACCTATCAACTGATTTCTTCGAAGCCTGGTATTTACTCATCTTCTTCACATGCTTCTCAAGCTCCTCAATTGTTGTTCCATGTGCCACCAAGGTGTCCATGATTGTCTTCTAGTTCTACGAAATCTTTTTCAAAGTGTCCTCCACTGTAGGAGGAATTTGGGGTTATAGGGTAGAGGTTTGGGCTGCAACAACATTGGATAGATCAGGCATATTTGCAGTAGCAGTCCGCATCTAGTTATTGAGACTCGCTAGTTTTTGAAAGACTCGTAGTGCAGAGAGTGGATGAGCAGGCATAGGCACTGTCCTCGGAGTAGAAGTGGATAGAGCTGATGCTGATGGCCTGGAAGATGGAGGTGGAGGTATGGAAGTTGTACTGCTAGAAGGCCCGACTGCAATGGTAGGCATGTCAGATGAATCTGTAACTACCACCAAAGGCTCATCAGACTGGCCCATGATAGTAGTTGGATGAGCCTTGTTCTTCGAGTTACTCGGGTCTTTCAAAGAGTACAATGTGAAGGGCTTCGTCGCCCGAACCTTTGTATCAAAGCTCTTTGACTCCACCCCCGAATCTGTGAGATACTCCGTGATAGTGTTGGGATACGGTAGGAGTTGTCACCCTGCCTACCAACCAGAGACATGTTGacacccacattgattgggtactcGGCCATAATGGAAGCCACTAGAACTGCCCTCGGGATTGGTAGATTGTTTTTGTTTTGGCTTGGATCTATTCAACTACACACAAAGGCCTAGTACAATTTTGCTTCAAAGTTAAGGGTGGTCCACTGAATAGGAACCCCTGTTATGATCCATGGTGGTGGTGGTCCTGGAGCTGCCAAAATCTCAGCTAGCCATGGGCGATCTGTATTACCCAGTGCAAACTTCTCCAAATATTGCACTAGCTCCACATCCTCGAGCCCCAAATATGTGTTCAGTGAGGTCTGATCAAATCTAACTTTTAAGTTCCTCAATTTAGTCACCTTAGTCTGCTTCTTGATATGTGCCACATTGGCGTAGAATTGCAAGACTAAGTGCTCCTTGGAATCCACCACACTCTGAATGAACCATATCCACCCTTTTCTCTCTCAAAACTGTCTTGCCACATTTGGATTGTACATATCTAGATCTTTCAATATAAACTGGCACTCAAGTGTGAGCGATCTCTGAGGCCACCACTCTAAACACCTGTTGAAAGTAGTCATGCTCACAAATCTGTCTTCCCAAACCTCCTTCTTCTTCGGCCTCTCAAGGCCAGCAACTCTAGTATCACCCCCTTGACCGTAATCCAaaatatcatcatcatcatcaactgTAATTGGTGCCGAGGGCATGAGTAGATGAGGGCTCTAAACCCTGAGTATCATCTTCCGAACCCTCAGAAGTGCTTGTTGAGGTGGAGGGTTTATCTCGAAGCTAAAACCTCCCCGGGAGCTATCTTAGTTGTGACTGTGCATCAGGCTGCTCCTGCACTGAATTGCCCTCTGATGCTTTGCTAGACGGGACATATGAACTGATAGGCTCTGGGGCTCTCCCAACTGTTGTCTTCTTTGCTATAACCCTTTCCACGGAGAGTGTTATGGTACCCCTGCCTTGTCCTCGGGAGGGTTTACCCCTACCCTTAGATGTACCACCTTGTCCCCGAGatctaaccattgtctgcaatacATAGCAATAGGAATCAGTTATAGTTCAAGTTCAGAGTATCAGACAGTTGTAGACAAATTAGTATGCAGGATGGGGGAAATGCGTTCCGAAAATTTTTGAGTGCAGCCGCAGATGGGTTTgcacggaccgcacaattttgaagTGCGACCGCAGTGGTAATTCTGTGGTCCACACAATTTTTAGTGCAACCGCACAATTGAAAggtggaccgcacaattttgagaGCGGCCGCACAATTTCTACTTAAAAATGCAACTTTTTGATAATAGAGAAAGCTATGATCTGTGGTCGCACACACTTTTCTATGTCTATGGTTCAATTTCTGTGAACCGCACAATTTCAAGTGCAGTCCGCACAATCATCTCACACTAAATGCCCCTAAGCTTACAATCTGCGGGTCGCACAATTCAAAAACAAGTCGGTATTACTCTTAGAGTTTCTCACTTTAAGCATAAACCGGACATGGTAATACCAATTAAATATGATAAACAATGTACCCATCCCCAAAATTGAACATACTAGTAATGTAGTGATGCTAAGGAAGAATCAAAGATGAAGAATTGAGTTCTAGATGCTTGAATTAGTTAAGTGCACCATTTATGCCTTTGTGTTTAATCCCGGAGTTCGTAAAATTTCAATAGTAGTGAGGAGACCATTATTTATACTTAACGGGTTAGGCAAAGGTTTAAGAGTTGAGTTCGGCCGCACAATTTCATGTACGATCCGCACTCCTTTACCTAGTACACAATTTCCTTTTGATGATCTACGATCCACACATTTTTTAGTGCGGCCGCAGATTTTGGTGAGGACCACACATTTCCTTGTGTGGATGCACTTTGGGAATTTCTCTGATAGGAAAACTTCAGAGAGTATGCAATTTTAGTTTTCCAGTTGTGCGGTCGCAGATCCTTTTCTGTTGTGACACTcaaatttgtgcggtccgcaattttTCCATACTTAGCCAATATTTATGATCACAGTCCCTGCAAAGCACACTCATTCTTGCAACACACTTCAAAAACAGTTAGCACAAAACAAGACCTATCTAAAAAAACACATGgtttgcctcccaagaagcgcctgatttaacgtcgcggcacgatgcagatTACCATCATCATTTGAAATGAATCACTGCCACGACATGACCATCATCAACTTTTCCCAGATAATGCTTCacccggtgaccattgactctaaatacctcatcatttttattcttcaagtccAATGCAGCAAAGGGTGTCACAGTCACAACCTCAAATGGGCCACTTCATTTAGATTTCAACTTTTGCGGAAACATCTGTAACCGAAAATTGAACAAcaacacaagatcaccttctttaaactccttgttccgaatgtacttgtcatgtaggtacttcatcttatccttgtataaggacaaactTGTGTATGCATGGTACTGGAACTCATCTAGCTTTCAATTGTGCCACCCTTAAGTTGGCGGCGAAatcccactcaagattcaacttcttcaaagcccacatggatttatgctcaagttccaccggaagatgatAAGCTTTCCCGAACACCAACCGGTATAGAGACGTTCCAATCAGTGTTTTGTAAGctgtcctataagcccataaagcatcatcaagtttctttGACCAATCTGTCCATTTGGCATTCACTGTttttgacaaaatactctttatctaccagttggagacttccacttgactaCTTGCTTGAGGGTGATAGGGGGTCGTGACTTTATGAGTGATACCATACTTGGAGAGTAAAGTATTGAAAGCTTTGTTGCAAAAAATCGATCCCCCattgttcttcttcaaaaatgtgtaaagatgttcttcttcaaaaacgtCATCACACTTCTCGCTTCATTGTTGGGAAAGGCAAcgacctcaacccatttggacacataatcaaccacgaccaagatgtaggtgtttccacaagaactcacaaaaggacccatgaagtcaatacccacacatcaaaaatatcaatctccaataTGGTGGTAATGggcatttcttttttctttgagattccaccagccctttgacattcatcacaacgCTTGACAAGATCACTAGTATCCTTGTAGagagtgggccaatagaaaccacaacttaacactttggtcgtcgttcttgctccaccatggtgaccatcATAAGGCGAAGAATGACAAGACCCAAGAATTTCAACTTGTTCCTCATGTAAACATCTTCTAATCACTCCATCCGTACAAATCCGAAAAAGGTACggttcatcccaatagtagtcatGACAACCCCGTTTGAGCTtattcctttggtttgaagagaactcaaccAAAATTATACCACTTACAATATAGTTAGCTAGATCTGCAAACCAAGGCACCTCTTTCACTGAAATAGCTAAGAGTTGCTCATCggggaaggagtcattgatttcaaggccatcatgcggcGTCCCCTCCTCCCccaaacgagacaagtggtccaccacttggttttcactcgcCTTTCGATCTTGGATATcaatatcaaactcttgcaataaAAGTAATCATCTCATAAAAAAGGCTTtggaatctttcttgctcatgagATAACGAAGTGCCGCATGATCCGTAGGAACAATCACTTTAGCACCCATCAAGTATGGGTGAAACTTCTCAATAGCAAACACAATGGCAAGAAGCTCTTTCTCCATAACAATGTAGTTAACTTgggcactattcatggtcttTCTTGCATAATATACCGGATGAAAGATCTTATTGATGTGTTACCCCAAAATAGCCCCTACCGCTACATCACTttcatcgcacatgagctcaaaaggaacaCTCCAATTTGGATTGGTGATGATGGGAGTAGTGGTCAACTTGAGCTTTAGCAACTCAAATGCTCTCATCTAATCATAATTGAAATGGAATTTTGCATCTTTATCCAAAAGCTTGCATAAAGGGTTTACCACTTTAGAGAAATCCTTGATAAAACGACAGTAAAATCTTACGTGGCCTAATAAACTCCGCATGCCTTTGACTGAAGTTagaggtggaagtttagaaattaCCTTAATCCTTACCTTGTCGACTTCAATtccattctttgagatcttatggccaaGGATAATGCCTTTCTCAATGatgaaatgacacttctcccaattgagcaccaaGTTTGTTTCTTCACAACTTGCCAACACTTTGTCCAAGTTTGCTAAACAATCATC
This sequence is a window from Nicotiana sylvestris chromosome 3, ASM39365v2, whole genome shotgun sequence. Protein-coding genes within it:
- the LOC138887974 gene encoding uncharacterized protein encodes the protein MNSAQVNYIVMEKELLAIVFAIEKFHPYLMEFDIDIQDRKASENQVVDHLSRLGEEGTPHDGLEINDSFPDEQLLAISVKEVPWFADLANYIVSGIILVEFSSNQRNKLKRGCHDYYWDEPYLFRICTDGVIRRCLHEEQVEILGSCHSSPYDGHHGGARTTTKVLSCGFYWPTLYKDTSDLVKRCDECQRAGGISKKKEMPITTILEIDIFDVWVLTSWVLL